A DNA window from Enterobacter cloacae subsp. cloacae ATCC 13047 contains the following coding sequences:
- the proC gene encoding pyrroline-5-carboxylate reductase, producing the protein MDKKIGFIGCGNMGKAILGGLIASGQVLPGQIWVYTPSPDKVAALRDEYGINAAESAQEVAQVADIVFGAVKPNIMIKVLSEITSSLNKDTLVVSIAAGVTLDQLARALGHDRKIVRAMPNTPSLVNAGMTSITPNALVTTEDVADVLNIFRCFGEAEVIAESMIHPVVGVSGSAPAYVFMFLEAMADAAVLGGMPRAQAYKFAAQAVMGSAKMVLETGKHPGELKDMVCSPGGTTIEAVRVLEERGFRAAVIEAMAKCMEKSEKLSKS; encoded by the coding sequence ATGGATAAGAAAATCGGGTTTATTGGCTGCGGTAACATGGGCAAAGCCATCCTGGGTGGCCTGATCGCCAGCGGGCAGGTCCTGCCGGGTCAGATTTGGGTCTATACACCATCACCGGATAAAGTCGCGGCGTTACGTGATGAGTATGGTATTAACGCAGCCGAAAGCGCGCAGGAAGTGGCCCAGGTCGCCGATATCGTCTTTGGGGCGGTTAAACCGAATATCATGATCAAAGTCCTGAGCGAGATCACCTCCAGCCTGAATAAAGACACGCTGGTGGTGTCGATTGCCGCAGGCGTGACGCTCGATCAGCTGGCCCGTGCACTGGGTCATGACCGTAAAATTGTTCGCGCAATGCCCAATACCCCTTCGCTGGTCAACGCCGGGATGACCTCCATCACCCCTAACGCGCTGGTGACCACGGAAGATGTGGCCGATGTGCTGAACATTTTCCGCTGCTTCGGCGAAGCGGAAGTGATTGCCGAATCGATGATCCATCCGGTTGTGGGCGTGAGTGGCTCTGCTCCTGCGTATGTCTTCATGTTCCTGGAAGCGATGGCGGATGCTGCGGTGCTTGGCGGTATGCCACGTGCGCAGGCCTATAAATTTGCCGCACAGGCGGTGATGGGCTCAGCCAAAATGGTGCTGGAAACCGGTAAGCATCCAGGGGAACTGAAAGATATGGTCTGCTCGCCTGGCGGTACCACCATCGAAGCGGTGCGGGTGCTGGAAGAGCGCGGGTTCCGTGCGGCGGTCATTGAAGCGATGGCGAAATGCATGGAAAAGTCAGAGAAGCTGAGTAAGTCCTGA
- the ddlA gene encoding D-alanine--D-alanine ligase, with protein sequence MAKQRVGIVFGGKSAEHEVSLQSAKNIVDAIDKNRFDVVLLGIDKQGQWHVNDASQYLLNANDPAHIALNPSEISVATVPGVVKGQLIDAGNAQALAQIDVVFPIVHGTLGEDGSLQGMLRMANLPFVGSDVLGSAACMDKDVTKRLLRDAGLNVAPFVTLTRANRDKYNFSQISAQLGLPLFVKPANQGSSVGVSKVTSEAQFTEAVRLAFEFDHKVVVEQGIKGREIECAVLGNDFPQASTCGEVVLNSDFYSYDTKYIDDKGAQVVVPANIDPAINDKIRAIAINAYQALGCCGMARVDVFLTPDNEVVINEINTLPGFTNISMYPKLWQASGLGYSELITRLIELALERHAADSALKSSVNG encoded by the coding sequence ATGGCAAAGCAGCGCGTAGGTATTGTCTTTGGGGGAAAATCAGCGGAGCACGAGGTTTCATTGCAGTCGGCAAAAAATATTGTCGATGCGATTGATAAAAACCGTTTCGACGTAGTGCTGCTGGGCATTGATAAACAGGGCCAGTGGCATGTGAACGATGCGAGCCAGTATCTGTTAAACGCCAACGATCCGGCACATATCGCCCTTAATCCTTCTGAAATCAGCGTCGCCACCGTCCCTGGCGTAGTGAAGGGGCAACTTATCGACGCCGGTAACGCACAGGCTCTTGCTCAGATTGACGTCGTGTTCCCAATCGTCCACGGCACGCTGGGCGAAGATGGTTCGCTGCAGGGTATGCTGCGCATGGCTAACCTGCCGTTTGTCGGCTCCGATGTGCTGGGCTCCGCCGCCTGTATGGATAAAGACGTCACCAAACGCCTGCTGCGCGATGCCGGGCTGAACGTTGCCCCGTTCGTGACGCTCACCCGCGCCAACCGCGATAAATACAACTTCAGCCAGATTTCCGCCCAGTTGGGTCTGCCGCTGTTCGTGAAGCCTGCGAACCAGGGCTCCTCCGTTGGCGTCAGCAAAGTGACAAGCGAAGCGCAGTTCACCGAAGCCGTTCGTCTGGCTTTTGAGTTTGACCACAAAGTCGTGGTTGAGCAGGGTATCAAAGGCCGTGAAATTGAGTGCGCGGTGCTGGGCAATGATTTCCCACAGGCAAGCACCTGCGGTGAAGTGGTGTTAAACAGCGATTTCTACTCTTACGACACCAAATACATTGATGATAAAGGCGCTCAGGTCGTCGTGCCGGCAAATATCGATCCGGCCATCAACGATAAGATCCGGGCGATCGCCATCAACGCCTATCAGGCTCTTGGCTGCTGCGGCATGGCGCGTGTGGATGTGTTCCTGACGCCAGATAATGAGGTGGTGATTAATGAAATCAACACCCTGCCGGGCTTTACCAACATCAGCATGTATCCAAAACTGTGGCAGGCCAGCGGTCTGGGTTACTCTGAGTTGATCACCCGTCTGATCGAACTGGCGCTGGAGCGTCATGCCGCTGACAGCGCACTCAAAAGTTCAGTAAACGGTTAA
- a CDS encoding DUF1615 domain-containing protein, whose translation MSFAVPRTLSLSLLAALVLAGCAEKGAAPLKKGEKPVDVASVVRQKMPSTVKDRNAWAEALAKTFESQKIAPTEENICSVLAVAQQESMYQSDPVVPGLNKIAWKEIDRRAESMHIPVFLVHTALKITSPNGKSYSDRLDTVKTEKQLSAIFDDFINMVPMGQKLFGSLNPVHTGGPMQVSIAFAEQHTDGYPWKIDGTVRQEVFSLRGGLWFGTYHLLNYPASYSEPLYRFADFNAGWYASRNAAFQSAVSRASGVKLALDGDLIAYGSSKAGTTELAVRKLSTTLGMSDSDIRRQLEKGDSLAFEKTDLYNKVFALAEKKSGKALPRAILPGIQLESPKITRNLTTAWFAKRVDDRRARCMGR comes from the coding sequence ATGTCTTTTGCCGTACCGCGTACATTATCGCTCTCTTTACTCGCCGCACTCGTGCTGGCGGGGTGTGCCGAAAAAGGGGCCGCCCCGCTTAAAAAAGGTGAGAAACCTGTAGATGTGGCGAGCGTGGTGCGGCAAAAAATGCCCTCTACGGTGAAAGACCGCAATGCGTGGGCCGAGGCATTAGCGAAGACCTTTGAAAGTCAGAAAATTGCCCCTACCGAGGAGAATATCTGCTCGGTACTGGCAGTGGCGCAGCAGGAGTCAATGTACCAGTCAGACCCGGTGGTGCCGGGGCTGAACAAAATTGCCTGGAAAGAGATCGACCGTCGCGCGGAATCGATGCATATCCCGGTGTTCCTGGTGCATACCGCCCTTAAAATCACCTCGCCAAACGGCAAAAGCTACAGCGATCGGCTGGACACGGTGAAAACCGAGAAACAGCTGAGCGCCATTTTTGATGATTTCATCAATATGGTGCCGATGGGGCAGAAACTGTTCGGCTCGCTTAACCCGGTGCACACCGGCGGCCCGATGCAGGTCAGCATTGCGTTTGCCGAGCAGCATACGGACGGTTATCCGTGGAAAATCGACGGGACGGTGCGCCAGGAAGTCTTCTCCCTGCGTGGCGGACTGTGGTTTGGCACGTACCATCTGCTGAACTATCCGGCGAGCTACAGCGAGCCGTTGTACCGCTTTGCTGACTTTAACGCGGGCTGGTATGCCAGCCGAAACGCGGCGTTTCAGAGTGCGGTCAGCCGTGCCAGCGGGGTGAAGCTGGCGCTGGACGGCGATCTCATCGCCTACGGCAGCAGCAAGGCGGGGACCACGGAACTGGCGGTGCGTAAACTGTCAACAACGCTTGGCATGAGCGATAGCGACATTCGCCGTCAACTGGAGAAAGGGGATAGCCTGGCGTTCGAGAAGACGGATCTCTACAACAAGGTTTTCGCGCTGGCCGAGAAGAAGAGTGGAAAAGCGTTACCGCGGGCAATCCTGCCGGGTATTCAACTGGAAAGCCCAAAAATCACGCGTAATCTGACAACGGCATGGTTCGCCAAACGCGTCGACGATCGTCGGGCTCGTTGCATGGGACGTTAA
- a CDS encoding DUF2755 family protein — MADFTLSKPIFGGTPPKTSTAGNIAYALFVLFCFWAGSQLLNMLVHAPGVYEHLMQVQDNGRPRVEIGLGVSTLFGLVPFLAGCLILGVVALVVRLRRRH; from the coding sequence ATGGCTGACTTTACATTGTCGAAACCGATTTTTGGCGGCACACCACCAAAAACCTCCACTGCGGGTAATATTGCGTATGCCCTGTTTGTCCTGTTCTGCTTCTGGGCAGGCTCCCAGCTTCTCAACATGCTGGTTCACGCGCCTGGCGTCTATGAACATCTGATGCAGGTGCAGGATAACGGACGCCCGCGGGTTGAGATTGGTTTGGGTGTGAGCACCTTGTTTGGCCTTGTCCCTTTCCTCGCGGGTTGTCTGATTCTTGGTGTTGTCGCGTTAGTCGTACGCCTGCGTCGTCGCCATTAA
- the psiF gene encoding phosphate starvation-inducible protein PsiF — MKTTILVTLFSGLCLIASAHAEEKTLTPQQQRMTTCNQQATAKALKGDARKTYMSDCLKNGASKPDEKSLTPQQQKMRECNAQATQQMLKGDDRSKFMSGCLKKQA; from the coding sequence ATGAAAACAACAATACTGGTTACCCTGTTTTCCGGCCTGTGCCTGATCGCCTCAGCGCATGCGGAAGAGAAAACCTTAACACCTCAACAGCAGCGTATGACAACCTGCAACCAACAGGCGACAGCAAAAGCGCTGAAAGGGGATGCCCGTAAGACATATATGAGCGATTGCCTCAAAAATGGTGCATCCAAACCAGATGAAAAAAGCCTGACGCCGCAGCAGCAAAAAATGCGTGAATGTAACGCTCAGGCCACGCAACAAATGCTGAAAGGCGACGATCGCAGCAAGTTTATGAGTGGTTGTCTGAAGAAACAGGCATAG
- a CDS encoding AroM family protein — protein sequence MKATLAIITIGVVPVSEVLPLLTEHVSEQQITHLSLLGKMSREEVMEDYAVEAGEDPLATLLSDGKLAHVSRQKIERSLQAVIEVLDNQEYDVILLMSTAPIKGLMARNAILLEPMRIIPPLVASIVDGHQVGVIVPIEELMDNQEAKWHVLEKTPLYALANPFWDSEAKLIAAGKELLERGADVLILDCLGFHQHHRDLLQKALDVPVLLSNVLMARLASELLT from the coding sequence ATGAAGGCAACGTTGGCGATCATCACTATTGGTGTGGTCCCTGTAAGCGAAGTGTTACCGCTCTTAACCGAGCATGTATCTGAACAACAGATCACGCATCTCAGCCTGCTGGGGAAGATGAGCCGGGAAGAGGTCATGGAGGACTACGCTGTAGAGGCGGGGGAGGATCCCCTGGCGACGTTATTAAGCGACGGTAAACTGGCGCATGTTTCACGACAGAAAATTGAGCGCTCGCTGCAGGCAGTAATAGAAGTGCTCGATAATCAAGAGTATGACGTAATTTTGCTGATGAGTACTGCTCCCATTAAGGGACTCATGGCGCGTAATGCGATTTTACTCGAGCCGATGCGAATCATTCCGCCGCTGGTGGCATCCATTGTGGACGGACACCAGGTGGGGGTGATTGTGCCCATTGAGGAACTCATGGACAACCAGGAAGCAAAATGGCACGTGCTTGAAAAAACGCCCCTGTATGCGCTGGCCAATCCCTTCTGGGACAGTGAGGCCAAACTCATTGCGGCCGGGAAGGAGCTACTGGAGCGCGGGGCTGATGTATTGATCCTCGACTGCCTGGGGTTCCACCAGCATCACCGCGATCTACTGCAAAAAGCGCTGGATGTGCCGGTACTGTTGTCGAACGTTCTGATGGCGCGTCTGGCCTCAGAACTCCTTACCTGA
- a CDS encoding multidrug efflux MFS transporter → MESWKVNLISVWFGCFFTGLAISQILPFLPLYVSQLGVTSHEALSMWSGLTFSVTFLVSAIVSPMWGSLADRKGRKLMLLRASLGMAIAILLQAFATNVWQLFILRAIMGLTSGYIPNAMALVASQVPRERSGWALSTLSTAQISGVIGGPLLGGFLADHVGLRAVFFITAILLVISFLVTLFLIKEGGRPVVSKSERLSGKAVFASLPYPGLMISLFVTTMVIQLCNGSVGPILALFIKSMEPDSSNIAFLSGMIAAVPGVSALISAPRLGKLGDRIGTARILMATLIFAVVLFFAMSFVTSPLQLGVLRFLLGFADGAMLPAVQTLLVKYSSDQVTGRIFGYNQSFMYLGNVAGPLIGASVSAMAGFRWVFAATAIVVLINIIQLAIALRRRRQLEQARAAR, encoded by the coding sequence ATGGAATCCTGGAAAGTTAACCTCATCTCGGTCTGGTTCGGGTGTTTCTTCACCGGGCTGGCCATCAGCCAGATTTTGCCCTTTCTGCCGCTGTACGTGTCGCAGCTGGGCGTGACCTCGCATGAAGCCCTCTCCATGTGGTCGGGGCTGACGTTCAGCGTGACGTTTCTGGTTTCCGCCATTGTGTCACCTATGTGGGGGAGCCTGGCGGATCGAAAAGGGCGCAAACTGATGCTGCTGCGCGCTTCGCTGGGAATGGCAATAGCCATCCTGCTGCAGGCCTTTGCCACTAACGTCTGGCAGCTGTTTATCCTGCGGGCGATCATGGGGCTGACATCCGGCTATATTCCGAACGCCATGGCGCTGGTCGCTTCACAGGTGCCGCGTGAACGTAGCGGCTGGGCGTTGAGTACGCTCTCCACCGCACAGATCAGTGGCGTTATCGGCGGCCCGTTGTTAGGCGGCTTTCTGGCCGACCACGTAGGGTTGCGCGCCGTCTTCTTCATTACCGCTATCCTGCTGGTGATCAGTTTTCTGGTGACGCTGTTTCTGATCAAGGAGGGGGGACGTCCGGTGGTCAGTAAATCTGAACGCCTGAGCGGCAAAGCGGTCTTCGCCTCGCTGCCGTATCCCGGGCTGATGATAAGCCTGTTCGTAACCACCATGGTGATCCAGCTCTGTAATGGTTCGGTAGGCCCGATTCTGGCGCTGTTTATAAAATCGATGGAGCCAGACAGCAGCAATATTGCGTTTCTCAGCGGGATGATTGCTGCCGTGCCGGGCGTATCGGCGTTAATCTCTGCGCCGCGGCTGGGAAAACTGGGCGACAGGATCGGTACGGCGCGTATCCTGATGGCCACGCTGATTTTTGCCGTGGTGCTCTTTTTTGCGATGTCGTTCGTCACCTCACCGCTTCAGCTCGGCGTGCTGCGATTCCTGCTCGGCTTTGCCGATGGCGCCATGTTACCTGCGGTGCAGACCTTGCTGGTGAAATATTCAAGTGACCAGGTGACAGGGCGTATTTTTGGCTATAACCAGTCATTTATGTATTTAGGTAACGTTGCCGGTCCGCTTATTGGCGCATCCGTTTCGGCGATGGCCGGTTTTCGTTGGGTATTTGCGGCCACGGCGATTGTGGTGTTGATCAATATTATCCAGCTGGCGATTGCGCTGAGACGCCGTCGCCAATTAGAGCAGGCGAGAGCAGCGCGTTAA
- a CDS encoding YaiI/YqxD family protein has protein sequence MAIWVDADACPNVIKEILFRAAERVQMPLTLVANQNIRVPPSRFIRALRVPAGFDVADNEIVRLCSAEDLVITADIPLAAEVLEKGAAALNPRGERYSPATIREKLTMRDFMDTLRASGVQTGGPDSLSQRDRQQFAAELDKWLLEVKRRTAK, from the coding sequence ATGGCGATTTGGGTTGATGCGGACGCATGTCCGAATGTGATTAAAGAGATTTTGTTCCGCGCTGCCGAGCGTGTTCAGATGCCGCTTACGCTGGTGGCAAACCAGAATATCCGCGTACCGCCTTCCCGATTCATTCGTGCGTTGCGGGTTCCTGCCGGTTTTGATGTGGCGGATAACGAGATCGTACGGCTGTGCAGCGCGGAAGATCTGGTGATCACGGCGGATATTCCTTTGGCCGCAGAGGTACTGGAAAAGGGCGCCGCAGCGCTGAACCCGCGCGGGGAGCGTTACTCACCAGCAACCATCCGGGAAAAACTGACCATGCGCGATTTCATGGATACGCTTCGCGCCAGCGGTGTGCAGACCGGCGGGCCAGATAGTTTATCTCAACGTGACCGCCAGCAGTTTGCCGCAGAGCTGGATAAGTGGCTGCTGGAAGTGAAACGTCGCACTGCTAAATGA
- the yaiA gene encoding protein YaiA, producing the protein MPTRPPYPREARIVTVEKGNGDQTVTWYQLRADHPKPDSLISEHETEQEALDAKRRYEDPDKS; encoded by the coding sequence ATGCCAACCAGACCTCCCTATCCGCGTGAAGCACGTATTGTTACCGTTGAAAAAGGCAATGGCGATCAAACCGTGACCTGGTATCAACTGCGTGCCGATCACCCTAAACCCGACTCTCTCATCAGTGAACATGAGACTGAACAGGAAGCGCTGGATGCGAAACGGCGCTACGAAGATCCCGATAAGTCATAA
- a CDS encoding extensin family protein: protein MKGKTLLIVFILVAVATVGYRWLPSHYNPFTPLSLDDPPGPITQYKLRRLTPEACASLLSQANQKALIRTQPVADSAGACPLHNMVRVRDFGPVSLNSSFLASCPLALSSALFVSQQARPLTRTWTGSELVRIEHLGSYACRNIYHRPDARRSEHATAEALDISAFRLANGERVTILHGWRSTKTQPWLQALLTASCGYYGNGLGPEYNAAHANHFHLGMRGFGLCR, encoded by the coding sequence GTGAAAGGCAAAACGTTGCTGATCGTTTTCATTCTGGTGGCAGTCGCAACGGTGGGTTACCGCTGGTTGCCGTCTCACTACAACCCTTTTACGCCGCTCTCGCTTGACGACCCGCCAGGCCCAATTACTCAGTACAAACTGCGGCGCCTTACCCCCGAGGCGTGTGCCAGCCTGTTATCGCAGGCCAATCAGAAGGCCCTTATTCGCACACAGCCTGTCGCCGACAGCGCCGGAGCATGCCCCCTTCACAACATGGTGCGCGTGCGTGACTTCGGACCGGTCAGCCTGAACAGCAGCTTTCTTGCCAGCTGCCCGCTGGCGCTGAGTTCTGCACTGTTTGTCAGCCAGCAGGCCCGGCCACTCACCAGAACCTGGACCGGAAGCGAGCTGGTGCGCATTGAGCACCTGGGCAGCTACGCCTGTCGCAATATTTACCACCGCCCTGATGCAAGACGCAGCGAACATGCCACGGCAGAGGCGCTGGATATCAGCGCGTTTCGGCTGGCGAACGGTGAACGGGTCACCATTCTGCACGGCTGGAGATCGACCAAAACGCAGCCGTGGCTACAGGCGCTGCTGACGGCGAGCTGCGGCTACTACGGGAACGGCCTGGGGCCGGAGTATAACGCGGCGCACGCCAACCATTTCCATCTGGGAATGCGCGGCTTTGGACTCTGCCGCTAA
- the aroL gene encoding shikimate kinase AroL, whose translation MTQPIFLVGPRGCGKTTVGLELARACQRHFVDTDHWLQTQAGQTIADIVEKEGWESFRSRETAALEAVTAPDAVIATGGGIILAEYNRRYMREKGIVIYLCAPVAALVGRLEAFPEEGQRPALTSRPLSEEVSEVLAERDALYREAAHHVVDASASPEEVVIQIITALRLACAS comes from the coding sequence ATGACCCAACCCATCTTTTTAGTTGGCCCCCGCGGCTGTGGGAAAACCACCGTTGGCCTGGAGCTGGCGCGTGCCTGTCAACGTCATTTTGTTGATACCGACCACTGGCTGCAGACGCAGGCCGGACAAACCATCGCGGATATCGTCGAAAAAGAGGGCTGGGAGAGCTTTCGCAGCCGTGAAACGGCCGCGCTGGAAGCGGTAACGGCACCCGATGCGGTGATTGCCACAGGTGGCGGAATTATTCTGGCGGAATATAACCGCCGCTATATGCGTGAAAAAGGGATAGTGATTTATCTCTGTGCGCCCGTGGCTGCGCTGGTGGGGCGTCTGGAAGCGTTTCCGGAAGAGGGGCAACGCCCTGCGCTAACCTCCAGACCGCTCAGCGAAGAGGTGAGCGAAGTGCTGGCGGAGCGCGATGCGTTATACCGCGAAGCGGCACATCACGTAGTGGATGCTTCCGCGTCGCCCGAAGAGGTTGTGATTCAGATTATTACCGCCCTGCGTTTGGCTTGTGCCAGCTAA
- a CDS encoding DUF2754 domain-containing protein, producing the protein MKLTSKLRRDWHYYAFAIGLIFILNGVVGLLGFEAKGWQTYAVGLVTWVISFWLAGLIIRRRPEETTADEAETVKRTD; encoded by the coding sequence ATGAAGCTCACGTCCAAACTACGCCGTGACTGGCACTACTACGCCTTTGCTATCGGGCTGATCTTTATTCTTAACGGTGTCGTAGGGCTGCTGGGGTTTGAAGCCAAAGGATGGCAAACCTATGCTGTCGGACTGGTGACCTGGGTGATCAGTTTCTGGCTGGCTGGGTTAATTATCCGCCGTCGTCCGGAAGAGACGACAGCGGATGAGGCGGAGACGGTGAAAAGAACCGATTAA
- the iraP gene encoding anti-adapter protein IraP translates to MKNLIAELLVKLAQKEEESKELVAQVEALEIVVTALLRQMTQPQQQALIDNVESALDKARPDSLVPAEDAEMLQQYVKKLLRHPRS, encoded by the coding sequence ATGAAAAATCTCATTGCTGAGTTGCTGGTCAAGCTTGCACAAAAGGAAGAAGAGTCAAAAGAACTGGTCGCCCAGGTCGAGGCGCTGGAAATTGTCGTTACGGCGTTGCTCCGACAAATGACACAACCGCAGCAACAGGCGTTAATCGATAATGTAGAAAGCGCACTGGACAAGGCTCGCCCCGATTCGCTGGTCCCCGCTGAAGATGCGGAGATGCTTCAGCAATACGTAAAGAAGCTATTAAGGCATCCTCGCAGCTAG
- the adrA gene encoding diguanylate cyclase AdrA — MMNDENFYNKERIGEEWLQNLSQDDAHRTGIRFARRVRLGRIVGLAAMFFPVAGVLVKHFLPGGWWLLLVSWVFIWPHLAWQFTCRSSQPYQCEIFNLKIDAIFTGIWIGLMGVNALPSAALVMMMGMNMMGSGGCRLFLAGIAITTLSAVVTLKLTGNVVVLSSGSLEWWLTLPVLMIYPILFAWVSHQTAIRLAENKRKLELMSTRDGMTGVYNRRHWETLLRMEYEKCRRDHCQTTILLIDIDHFKSINDTWGHDVGDEAIIAITRQLQMTLRAGDYIGRFGGDEFAIIMSGTPAESAIAAMSRVHERLKKLSLPCAPNERLRISVGVAPWGTQFAHYREWLKAADIALYKAKNAGRGRTEVAA; from the coding sequence ATGATGAACGACGAAAACTTTTACAATAAAGAGCGTATCGGGGAAGAGTGGCTTCAAAACCTTTCTCAGGATGACGCGCACCGTACCGGCATACGCTTTGCCCGGCGCGTCCGGCTGGGGCGGATTGTGGGTCTGGCGGCGATGTTTTTTCCTGTTGCCGGTGTGCTGGTAAAGCATTTTCTGCCCGGCGGCTGGTGGTTATTACTGGTGAGCTGGGTTTTTATCTGGCCGCATCTTGCCTGGCAGTTCACCTGCCGTTCATCTCAACCTTATCAATGTGAAATCTTCAATCTGAAGATCGACGCTATTTTTACCGGCATCTGGATTGGCCTGATGGGCGTGAACGCTCTGCCATCGGCTGCGCTGGTTATGATGATGGGCATGAATATGATGGGATCCGGCGGCTGTCGCCTGTTTCTCGCGGGCATTGCCATAACCACGTTATCCGCTGTCGTGACGCTGAAGCTAACCGGAAATGTTGTGGTGCTCTCTTCCGGATCGCTGGAGTGGTGGCTGACGCTGCCGGTCTTGATGATCTACCCAATACTCTTTGCCTGGGTGAGCCATCAGACGGCCATTCGCCTGGCGGAAAATAAGCGAAAACTTGAGCTGATGAGTACCCGCGATGGCATGACGGGCGTTTATAACCGGCGCCACTGGGAAACGTTGCTGCGGATGGAGTATGAAAAGTGCCGACGGGATCATTGTCAAACCACGATCTTGCTTATCGATATCGATCACTTCAAGAGCATCAATGATACCTGGGGACATGATGTGGGCGATGAAGCGATCATTGCTATCACTCGTCAGCTGCAGATGACGCTGCGGGCCGGGGATTATATTGGCCGTTTCGGTGGCGATGAGTTCGCGATCATCATGTCCGGGACCCCGGCAGAAAGTGCAATTGCGGCGATGTCCCGTGTCCACGAGCGGCTAAAAAAACTGTCGTTACCCTGTGCCCCGAACGAACGGCTTCGCATCAGCGTGGGGGTTGCGCCATGGGGAACACAGTTTGCCCACTACCGCGAATGGTTAAAAGCGGCAGATATCGCGCTTTATAAAGCCAAAAATGCCGGACGCGGACGTACCGAGGTGGCCGCCTGA
- the sbmA gene encoding peptide antibiotic transporter SbmA, translating to MFKSFFPKPGPFFLSAFIWALIAVIFWQAGGGAWLTRITGATGEVPISAARFWSLSYLLFYAYYMVCVGLFALFWFVYSPHRWQYWSILGTSLIIFVTWFLVEVGVAVNAWYAPFYDLIQSALSSPHKVTINQFYHEVGIFLGIALIAVVIGVMNNFFVSHYVFRWRTAMNEHYMAHWQHLRHIEGAAQRVQEDTMRFASTLEDMGVSFINAIMTLIAFLPVLVTLSAHVPDLPIVGHLPYGLVIAAIVWSLMGTGLLAVVGIKLPGLEFKNQRVEAAYRKELVYGEDDANRASPPTVRELFGAVRRNYFRLYFHYMYFNIARILYLQVDNVFGLFLLFPSIVAGTITLGLMTQITNVFGQVRGSFQYLISSWTTLVELMSIYKRLRSFERELDDRDLQEVTNTFS from the coding sequence ATGTTTAAGTCTTTTTTCCCAAAGCCGGGGCCATTTTTCCTGTCGGCATTTATTTGGGCACTGATCGCTGTCATTTTCTGGCAGGCCGGCGGCGGAGCGTGGTTGACGCGTATCACGGGCGCGACGGGCGAGGTTCCCATTAGCGCGGCGCGTTTCTGGTCGCTGAGCTATCTGCTGTTTTATGCCTACTACATGGTCTGCGTAGGGCTATTTGCCCTGTTCTGGTTTGTCTATTCGCCACATCGCTGGCAGTACTGGTCGATTCTGGGCACGTCGCTGATCATCTTTGTCACCTGGTTTCTGGTGGAAGTGGGGGTGGCGGTTAACGCCTGGTATGCCCCGTTCTACGATCTGATCCAGAGTGCGCTGAGTTCACCGCATAAGGTGACTATCAATCAGTTCTACCATGAAGTTGGCATCTTCCTCGGTATTGCCCTTATTGCGGTGGTGATTGGCGTCATGAACAATTTCTTCGTCAGCCACTACGTCTTCCGCTGGCGTACCGCGATGAACGAACATTATATGGCGCACTGGCAACACCTGCGTCATATCGAGGGCGCCGCACAGCGTGTGCAGGAAGACACCATGCGTTTCGCCTCGACCCTTGAAGACATGGGCGTGAGTTTTATCAATGCCATTATGACCCTGATTGCCTTCCTGCCGGTTCTGGTGACGCTCTCGGCGCACGTGCCGGACCTGCCGATTGTTGGTCATCTGCCGTATGGCCTGGTGATTGCCGCTATTGTCTGGTCATTAATGGGAACAGGGCTGCTGGCCGTGGTGGGGATCAAGCTGCCTGGGCTGGAGTTTAAAAATCAGCGCGTTGAAGCGGCGTATCGTAAAGAGCTGGTATATGGTGAAGATGACGCCAACCGCGCCTCGCCGCCAACCGTACGTGAACTGTTTGGCGCCGTGCGTCGCAACTATTTCCGTCTTTACTTCCACTATATGTACTTCAACATTGCGCGCATTTTGTATCTGCAGGTGGATAACGTTTTCGGTTTGTTCCTGCTGTTCCCGTCCATTGTTGCGGGTACGATAACGCTGGGTCTGATGACACAGATCACCAACGTATTTGGCCAGGTTCGCGGGTCGTTCCAGTATCTGATTAGCTCCTGGACCACGCTGGTGGAACTGATGTCCATCTACAAACGTCTGCGCAGCTTTGAACGCGAGCTGGACGATCGGGATCTGCAGGAAGTCACCAATACATTTAGCTAA